GGAACaacatcccaacggtgaagcatggaggtggaaacatcattctttggggatgcttttctgcaaaggggacaggacgactgcaccgtattgaggagagggtgaatggggccatgtatcgcgagatcttggccaacaacctccttccctcagtaagagcattgaagatgggtcgtggctgggtcttccagaatgacaacgacccgaaacacacagccagggcaactaaggagtggctccgtaagaagcatctcaaggtcctggagtagcctagtcagtctccagacctgaacccaatagaaaatctttggagggagctgaaagtccgtattgcccagtgacagccctgaaacctgaaagATCTGGAGGTCTGtaaggaggagtgggccaaaatccctgctacagtgtgtgcaaacctggtcaagaactacaggaaacgtatgatctctgtaattgcaaacaaaaggtttctgtaccaaatattaagttctgcttttctgatgtatcaaatacttatgtcatgcaatataatgcaaattatttacttaaaaatcatacaatgtgattttctggatttttgttttagattccgtctctcacagttgaagtgtacctatgataaaaattacagacctctacatgctttgtaagtaggaaaacctgcaaaatcggcagtgtatcaaatacctgttctccccactgtatggaataatgtagtaaccaaaaagtgttaacaaatctacatatttgagattcttcaaagtagccaacctttgccttggcatatttgcacactcttggcattctctcaaccagcttcatggagtAGTCACCTGTAATACATTTCAATCAACAGGTGggcttgttaaaagttcatttgtggaatttctttccttcttaatgcgtttgagccaatcagttgtgttgtgacacggtaggggtggtatacagaagatagccctatttggcaaaataccaaatccatattatggcaaaaacagctcaaataagcaatagagaaatgacagtccatcattacattaaggTCAATCAATGCGGAAAGTTTCAATTTGAACGTTACtttaagtgcagttgcaaaaaacatcaagtgctgtgatgaaactggctctcacgaggaccaccacagaagacccagagttacctctgctgcaaaggataagttcattagagttgccagcctcagaaattgcagcccaaataaatgcttcacagagttcaagtagcaaacaaatctcaacatcaattgttcagaggagactatgtgaatcaggccttcatggtcgaattgctgcaaagaaaccactactcaaggacaccaatatgaagaagagacttgctggggccaagaaacacgagcaatggatattagaccgctggaaatctgtcctttggtctgatgaatccaaatgtgagatttttgtgtgtctttgtaaaacacagagtaggtgaacagatgatctccgcttgtgtggttcccaccgtgaagcatggaggaggtgtgatggtgctttactggtgacactgtcagtgatttatttagaattcaaggcatacttaaccagcatggctaccacagcatactgcagcgatatgccatcccatctggtttgtgcttagtgggactataatttgtttttcaacaggacaatgacccaacacatctccaggctgtgtatgggctatttgaccaagaaggagagtgatgtagtgctgcatcagatgacctggcctccacaatcacccgacctcaacccaattgagatggtttgggatgagttggaccgcagagtgaaggaaaagcagcaagtgctcagcaaatgtgggaactccttcaagactgttggaaaagcattccaggtgaagctggttgagagaatgccacgagtgtgcaaagctgtcatcaaggcaaagggtggctactttgaagaatctcaaatataaaatatattttgattggtttagCACTTAttcagttactacatgattccatgtgtgttatttcatagttttgatgtcttcactattattctacaatgtagaaaattgtacaaataaagaaaaacccttgaatgattaggtgtgtccaaacttttgactggtactgtacactaccattcaaaagtttggggtgacttagaaaagctcattttttgtccattaaaataacatcaaattgatcagacatTCCGTGTagccattgttaatgttgtaaattactattgtagctggaaacagctgatttttaatggaatatttacataggcgtgcagaggcccattatcagcaaccatcactcctgtgttccaacggcatgttgtgttagctaatccacatgtatcattttaaaaggctaattgatcattagaaaacccttttgcaattgtgttaGCACAGCTGTAAACTGATTGTCCTgatcctgattaaagaagcaataaaactgtcctttagactagttggaTATCTCCATTGAACATACCTTTTAGTCCAGGAATAGGCCTAATCTGGCTCCGGGAAACTGGCCCTTAGACACCTAAATGGTTTTGCAAGAAGGTTTTAATGTGATGTCAAGCATGCACCTGCATCCAGTGTGTACCATAGAAGTAGAATCATTAGGTAAATAGATTATATTTGTGTGGTGGGTACTCTACTTTTGAACAGGTCCAGCTGTATGACATGTTCCGTTCACTGAAGCGGTTCTATCTGATTCTGGAGCTGGCTCTGAGCGGAGACCTTTTAGAACACATCAATGCCGTGTCCCATAGCAAGGGCAGCCCGGGCCTCAGTGAAGAGGCGGCTCGCAGGCTCTTCAAACAGATAGTCAACGCTGTCATGCACTGTCACAACAACCACATAGTACACAGGTAACACCTCACTGTctgtcacaacaaccacagtACACAGGTAACACCTCACTGTCTGCCATAACAACCACATAGTACACAAGTAACACCTCACTGTCTGTCAAAACAACCACATAGTACACAGGTAACACCTCACTGTCACAACAACCACATAGTACACAGGTAACACCTCACTGTCACAACAACCACATAGTACAcaggtaaatcaaatcaaatgtatttatatagcccttcgtacatcagctgatatctcaaagtgctgtacagaaacccagcctaaaaccccaaacagctagcaatgcaggtgtagaagcacggtggctaggaaaaactccctaaaaggccaaaacctaggaagaaacctagagaggaaccaggctatgtggggtggccagtcctcttctggctgtgccgggtggagattataacagaacatggccaagatgttcaaatgttcacctCACTGTCACAACAACTACATAGTACACAGGTAACACCGCACTGTCTGTCACAACAACCACATTGTACACAAGTAACACCTCACTGTCTGTCACAACAACCACATAGTATACAGGTAACACCGCACTGTCTGTCACAACAACCACATTGTACACAGGTAACACCGCACTGTCTGTCACAACAACCACATTGTACACAGGTAACACCTCACTGTCTGCCATAACAACCACATAGTACACAAGTAACACCGCACTGTCTGTCACAACAACCACATTGTACACAGGTAACACCGCACTGTCTGTCACAACAACCACATTGTACACAGGTAACACCGCACTGTCTGTCACAACAACCACATTGTACACAGGTAACACCGCACTGTCTGTCACAACAACCACATAGTACACAAGTAACACCTCACTGTCTGTCAAAACAACCACATAGTACACAGGTAACACCGCACTGTCTGTCACAACAACCACATTGTACACAGGTAACAAACACCTCACTGTCTGCCATAACATAGTTAACGGGTAACACCTCACTGTCACAACAACCACATAGTACACAGGTAACACCTCACTGTCACAACAACCACATAGTACACAGGTAACACCTCACTGTCACAACAACCAAATAGTACACAGGTAACACCTCACTGTCACAACAACCACATTGTACACAGGTAACACCTCACTGTCTGCCATAACATCCACATAGTACACAGGTAACACCTCACTGTCTGCCATAACATCCACATAGTACACAGGTAACACCTCACTGTCTGCCATAACATCCACATAGTACACAGAAAACACCTCACTGTCTGCCATAACAACCACATAGTACACAGAAAACACCTCATTGTATGCCAtaactaaaggttaaataaaaataaataaaaaataacaaccaCATAGTACACAGGTAACACAACTTTTGTTCCTGCAACCATCTAATTATATATCTGCAACAATCACAGGTAATGTTGAGTAaaaccacaacaaccacatagTTCATGACTGCTACAACAATCACATATCGTAGTTTACAGTAATACCACAGCTGCTACAACAATCACAACGTAGAGTACAGTAATACCACAGCAACCACATAGTGCATGACTGCTACAACAATCACATATCGTAGTTTACAGTAATACCACAGCAACCACTTAGTGCATGACTGCTACAACAATCACATATCGTAGTTTACAAGCACTGTTGCTCATCAAGCACTGTTGCTGCCTGACACACCCACAATAGTCACAggtaatgtcaatatgtcttgcaTTCACCATGACGATGTCCTTTTCCTTTTCAGAGACCTGAAATGTGAAAACATACTGTTGGACGAGCAAGGATTTGTGAAATTAACTGGTAAAATAACCATGCACTCCAATAACCACCTCACCAGACAGGTTTTAAATCCAGCCTATGGTAAAACCATGTGCATcactgactctgtgtgtgtgtgtgtgtgtgcttgcgctgTGCCTGGCAGACTTTGGCTTTGCCAACCACTACACAGACAGGAGTGCTCTGATGAACACCTTCTGTGGTTCCGTGGCCTACACTGCCCCAGAGATCCTACTGTCTCGCAAATACAATGGAGAACAAGCTGACCTGTGGAGCCTGTGAGTCATCAGACACACATcccgtccaaaatggcacccttttccctatttagtgctCTGCTTTTGACCATGggccctggtataaagtagtgcactatatggattagggagtcatttgggacaCTAGTCTCACACTTAGTTAAATAGCTATACGAGTTTCACTCCACAACTTCTATAGAACAACTTTTATCATTGGTCCCAGTGCACCTACATACTAGGTGCTTACTGTATATACTGACAGTCATGTTATCAAAACAAATCACACGGTCAAGGGGGCATCACATATCCCAAGTGTGATAGTTTTGAACACAACTGTTTTCTGTCTTCTGCTTACTGGAAGTTAGTTGGCCATgtatctcttctccatctccagaGGGGTGATTCTGTATGCCATGGTCACAGGGAAGCTGCCCTACCATGAGAAGCACCCACGCAAACTGGTCCAACTCATCAGGAAAGAGCTGCCGTTCCACCACCCAGTTTCTTCAGGTATTCTGCCAGCAATGAACAGGGGCCATagtcataaagcatctcagagtaggagcgctgatctaggatcaggtccccagtGTCTATGCAATCTTATTATTTCAAGATTTAGGAAACACGACTGATCCGAGAACAGCACTCCCATTTTgtgatgctttgtggatacgggccctggtctgagaaatgtgtttaaaaaaatatataacactGTTTGCTTTGGAAAGAAAGAGTACCCAAACGCATTCCAGCCCAgcttcaaaaaaataaatgtcctcatCAATTTCTGAAATTGGCATCTGTATGATTATTATAGAACGATAGTAATGCAAAgtggattttttggggggagggtgtGTGCCTGTCTTTACTTGTTGACATGTGTATTAAtttaaagtcaataaaaataCTTTTGACATAAAAAGCTCCAGTCCTAATGTTCCCTGGCTGTCTGTGCCCCTCCAGGCTGCCAGGACCTGATTAAGAAGCTGTTAGAGTGGCAGCCCACCGCTCGCCTGCCTCTGGACCAGGTCAACACACACCAGTGGATGATGCCATCCATGACCGGCCCGCTCTACAAGCTGCGTGCCACCAGGAGCGACATCACCCACAAAAACAAAGCCTTGGACAAGAAGCTTAAAGATGGTGAGATGATCCCTCTGTCACTCCATAAATGGTGCCCTATTTTCtatctacagtggcaagaaaaagtatgtgaaccctttgaaattacctggacttctgcataaattggtcatgacatttgatctgatcttcatctaagtcacaacaatagacagtcttgcttaaactaataacacacaaacaattatacgttttcatgtctcattgaacacactgtgtaaacattcatagTGTAGGGTGGGAAAAGTAAGTGAACCCTTGGATtcaataactggttgaccctcctttggcagcaatgacctcgaccaaacgttttctgtagttgcggatcagacaacggtcaggaggaattttggaccattcctctttataaAACTGTTTCAGCTCAGCAATATTCTTGtaatgtctggtgtgaaccactcTCGAGGtcctgccacagcatctcaatcgggttgaagtcaggactctgactgggccaatCCAGAAGGAGTATTTTCTtttgttgaagccattctgttgttgatttacttctgtgttttcgGACGTTGTGCTGTTGCAACAaaccaacttctgttgagcttaaTTTGGAGGACAATGATTCCAGATAGCAATAACCATATTTATTTGACGAGATCCATGATTTTGTTTTCCTGTGTTCCCCATACTCCCTTTTCTTACCTAACAGATATATTCTGGagtcttacattctcctgcaaaatgtcttgataaacgtgggaattcatttttccgttgataacaagctgtccaggccctgaggcagcaaagcagccttgaaaccatgatgctccctccaccatactttacagtgggGATGAgtttttgatgttggtgtgctgtgccttttctTCTCCAAGCagtgttgtgttccttccaaacaactcaactgtagtttcatctgtacagagaatattttgccagtagcactgtggaacatccagatgcacttttgcaaacttcagacgtgcagtaatgttttttttggacagcagtggcttcttccggggtgtcctcccatgaacaccattcttgtttagtgttgtcAACAGAGATATTAGCATGTCCCAGAGATTTTAGctgtctttagctgacactaagATTCTTAACCTTATTAATCATTCTGTgatcttgcagtcatctttgcaggacggccactcctagggagagtagcaacagtgctgaactttctccatttatagacaatttgtcttaccgtggactgatgaacatcaaggcttttagagatacttttgtaaccccttttagctttatgcaagtcaacaattcttaatcttgggtctAATGAGAGCTCTTTTtttcaaggcatggttcacatcaggcaatgcctcttgtgaatagcaaactcaaatgttgtgagtgttttttaataggacaaggcagctctaaccaacatctccaatctcatctcaatGATTGTATTCccggttagctgactcctgactccaattagcttttggacaAGTCATTCGCCtcggggttcacatactttatcCAAAAATATAAccgtgtgttattagtttaagcagactgtgtgcctgttgttgtgacttagatgaagatcagatctaattttatgaccagtttatgcagaaatccaaagggttcacatacttttcttgccactgtagtgcactacttccctaTAGTCTGGTTCTTTCAAGCAAGTTAACGCCATAATTATTTTAGATGGCATGACATTTTTGTAAATGACTGTTATACATCATGTAAGTTAGATATCTAGCAGTATGTGAAATACTACTATGGTTCTTTGTCTATATAAACCAGcttcagcaggtagcctagtggttaagaacatgggccagtaacctaaaggttgctggattgaatccccgagtcgactaggtgaaaaatctgtcgctgtgcccttgagcaaggcacttaaccctaattgctcctgtaagtcattCTGGATAAGTCTTCTAAATAAGGGCTTCGCAAATTCGGTCCTGGGGCCCTCCTTGGGTGCATGTTTGGTCAAagcaactcatcatcaagctttcattatttgaatcagctgtgtagtgctggagtaaaaaccaaaacgtgcacccaggggccCCGGACAGACTTTTGGAAACCCTTTTCCACAAGACTAAAATTTTATAAAAGTCAGTCTACCTGGCATGTTGAATTACAGAGCCGACTGGATGTGTTATAAAGTCAGTCTACCTGGCATGTTGAAATACAGAGCCGACTGGATGTGTTATAAAGTCAGTCTACCTGGCATGTTGAATTACAGAGCCGACTGGATGTGTTATAAAGTCAGTCTACCTGGCATGTTGAATTACAGAGCCGACTGGATGTGTTATAAAGTCAGTCTACCTGGCATGTTGAATTACAGAGCCGACTGGATGTGTTATAAAGTCAGTCTACCTGGCATGTTGAAATACAGAGCCGACTGGATGTGTTATAAAGTCAGTCTACCTGGCATGTTGAATTACAGAGCCGACTGGATGTGTTATAAAGTCAGTCTACCTGGCATGTTGAATTACAGAGCCGACTGGATGTGTTATAAAGTCAGTCTACCTGGCATGTTGAAATACAGAGCCGACTGGATGTGTTATAAAGTCAGTCTACCTGGCATGTTGAATTACAGAGCCGACTGGATGTGTTATAAAGTCAGTCTACCTGGCATGTTGAAATACAGAGCCGACTGGATGTGTTATAAAGGCAGTCTAACTGGCATGTTGAAATACAGATCCGACTGGATGTGTTATAAAGTCAGTCTACCTGGCATGTTGAATTACAGATCCGACTGGATGTGTAACAGGCCGCTCCTGCCACTCAGGCCCTGGCACCCTCACCCGTTCATCCTTCAGACACACCAGCCTGCCTGAGAGGCCCCAGCGAACTGTAGTGGCCCCCCACTACCTCACCGGGGCCGGCAGCGCCGGCTGCCATCGCCGTGAACCACcacaggagaagagggaggagccGCTCTGCCCCAAGCCCCCCTTGGTGTCCCCCTGTCGGCTCCTGATGAGACCCACCCAATGCCAGAGCACCAACACCAACCGTCTCTTCATGACCCGGCCCCGGCCGCCCTTCGCCCCAAAGCCCTTCCACAATCTCCCCAACTTCAGGAAGCCTGGCTCGGCCAACAGGCAGCTGCATAGCCCCTCAGGCAAGCTGACAGCAGCCGCACCTCCGACCACCTTCTGAGGTGTTCTACTCCTCGGTACTAGCCTAGGGGGCTGCTAACCATGGACTTCTTCCATGTGCTCAATCAAGTGTGACGGAAACATTTTGGGATTCGTACAGAAAACAAAATCAAGGACATACTCCTTTCGTTAAAAATAAAATGACATTATTTTCATCGATTTAAGACTTTGTGGTGCGAAATTACATGGTGTGAAAATACAATTGGTTTCAGATTGCACACAGTCCTTCCGAGTCCTGATTTCATGCCGTTTGTTATCGTGATGTCAATAATTTTCTGTTAAATTTGAGTTAGCAGTTGGTTCCATTGTTCATAAGATGGTTGACCAGTTTAAATGTAGAAAAGACCACCTTGCTACATCATCCTCACTATGCCAGCACACT
This portion of the Oncorhynchus clarkii lewisi isolate Uvic-CL-2024 unplaced genomic scaffold, UVic_Ocla_1.0 unplaced_contig_9525_pilon_pilon, whole genome shotgun sequence genome encodes:
- the LOC139399015 gene encoding testis-specific serine/threonine-protein kinase 5-like, whose protein sequence is MSATGTRVKDSGKSLHERTIECRENGYLLSGKKIGTGAFSKVYLGYATPNKISKNYKLANDLRSKNHNMVAIKIISINEAPLEYSKKFLHREIYALNATYRHPGVVQLYDMFRSLKRFYLILELALSGDLLEHINAVSHSKGSPGLSEEAARRLFKQIVNAVMHCHNNHIVHRDLKCENILLDEQGFVKLTDFGFANHYTDRSALMNTFCGSVAYTAPEILLSRKYNGEQADLWSLGVILYAMVTGKLPYHEKHPRKLVQLIRKELPFHHPVSSGILPAMNRGHSHKASQSRSADLGSGPQCLCNLIISRFRKHD